Genomic DNA from Haloarcula marina:
GTGGCGCTGGTGAGTCAAGGTCTCTCTGTCGAGGCAGGGTGGGCCGACGCCGTCCGTGCGGGCTTAGCGGAGGCCGCCGCGGTGACGGGACCGACACACGAGCAACTCGTCGCGGGCATGACCACCGAGTCGAAGGAGACGCGGACCATCGGCGGTCGGGAGGTGACGTACTTCAACCCCGGTAACGTCGCCTTCCACCGCGGGACGCTCGACGCGTTGGACGGCTTCGACGAGTACCTCGAAATCGGCGGGTCCCGCGACGTGGCCCACCGACTCGCCGCGCGCGGCGACCGGGTCGGGTGGAACACGGGGATGTGCGTCAGCCGCGAGTTCGAGGCCGACGGCGGCATCCGCGAGACGGACTGGAACTGGAAGTACCGGTCGCTGACGTACCGACTCGTCAAGAACTACGGGGTGCGTCCAACGGTCGCCCGACGCGTCGTGAGCCACGCGGGTCGGGACGCGCTGGAGACACTGAAAGACGTCGCGCGCGGCGAGACGGCCCCCTCGCAGTGGCTCGGAACCGGAGAGAACGTCCTCAAGGGCGCGGGCATCGGCGTGAAAGACGGCGTCCTCGCCCGCTACCGCGACCGGAGCGAACAGCGCAACCCGAACGGGCGCTCGCAGCGGGCCGACCGGGCCGTGGCCGTCTACGACTGGCGCTGACTCACGGCGCGAGTTCCTCGACTACGCGGCCCGGGTTGTTCGAGAACACCTTCTTCATCGCGTCCTCGGACACGTCTAGTGTGAGTATCTCCATGACCGCCACGTTCGGGTGGGCGTGGGGCGCGCCGCTCCCGAACAATACCCGGTCGGGGTGCTCCCTGATGGCCCGTTCGAGCGGTTCTCGATAGCGGACCACGCTCGTGTCCAGATACAGGTGGTCGTGGTCGTCCAGTCGGTCGATGGCGTCGTTCATCAATTCCTTCCGGAGCGGGTGGCCGCCGAAGTGCGAGAGGATCACCGGGAAGTCGTAGGGGAGCAGTTCGTTGGCGACTTTCTTCGGCGAACAGTCCGCACCGCCGTGGACGATGACCGGGAGCGACACGTCGGCCAGTTCTTCCAAGACTTCCTCGTCCGGAAGGCCGTCTTTCGGCGGATGGAGTTTGAAGCCGTAGAAGCGGTCGTCGTAGGCGTACTTCTCGATGTCGCCGGGCGAGGTGTGGTCGTCGCTCCGGCGGCCGGTGAGGTTGCGCAGGCGAATGCTCGGCCCGGTCGTCACGTCCCGAGAGCCGTTGACGCGGGCGAACGCGACCAGCGGGCGACCGACGGACATCCGGGCGACGGCGTTGTTCGCCTTCAGATAGCCGTCCTCGCGCGGTCCCGGATAGACGACGGAGCGGACGACCCCTGCCTGATGCATCTCCCGTTCGAGTTGCTCCGGGTCGCCTATTCCCGCCCGCGGCCGTCGGGTTTCGTCGGGTTCGACCCGGGCGTGGATGTCGACGATTCGGAACTCGTGTTCCAACTCCAGCATCTATCCCACCTTGAGTGGAACCCTGTATTAAATCATCCGGGCGTTACGGAGCGCGCACGTCCGCCGCCAGTGCGCGCCACCGGGGCGGCGTCTGCGGGTCCCGGGGATAGGGGTCGCTACACTGTTAGAAAAGCTTATATAGAACCGCTTACGATGAAATAGGTGAGGCTACACAATATGTCATCTGGCCAGCGACGCATGGGCGGCCAGCCCCTCTTCATTCTCGACGAGGACGCCCAGCGCACACACGGCAAGGACGCACAGTCGTCGAACATCTCCGCCGGGAAGGCCGTCAGCGAAGCGGTACGCACCACGCTCGGCCCCCGTGGCATGGACAAGATGCTCGTCTCCGACAGCGGTGACGTCGTCATCACGAACGACGGCGCGACCATCCTCTCGGAGATGGACATCGAGCACCCGGCCGCGCAGATGATCGTCGAAGTCGCCCAGACCCAGGAGGACGAAGTCGGCGACGGGACGACCACGGCGTCCGTGCTGGCGGGTCAACTGCTCGCGAAGGCGGAGGACCTGCTGGACGACGACGTTCACCCGACGACCATCGTCGAGGGCTACCACACCGCCTCCCAACTCGCCCAAGAGGCCATCGACGAGCAAGTGCTCGACGTCGACCTCGA
This window encodes:
- a CDS encoding amidohydrolase family protein, coding for MLELEHEFRIVDIHARVEPDETRRPRAGIGDPEQLEREMHQAGVVRSVVYPGPREDGYLKANNAVARMSVGRPLVAFARVNGSRDVTTGPSIRLRNLTGRRSDDHTSPGDIEKYAYDDRFYGFKLHPPKDGLPDEEVLEELADVSLPVIVHGGADCSPKKVANELLPYDFPVILSHFGGHPLRKELMNDAIDRLDDHDHLYLDTSVVRYREPLERAIREHPDRVLFGSGAPHAHPNVAVMEILTLDVSEDAMKKVFSNNPGRVVEELAP
- a CDS encoding glycosyltransferase family 2 protein, yielding MELSVVVPTLNGREELAGSLDALAEEAPDAETIVVNGPSADGTTGMIRDRPDVDVLVEIADRSVNVARNAGLDRATGDVVALVSQGLSVEAGWADAVRAGLAEAAAVTGPTHEQLVAGMTTESKETRTIGGREVTYFNPGNVAFHRGTLDALDGFDEYLEIGGSRDVAHRLAARGDRVGWNTGMCVSREFEADGGIRETDWNWKYRSLTYRLVKNYGVRPTVARRVVSHAGRDALETLKDVARGETAPSQWLGTGENVLKGAGIGVKDGVLARYRDRSEQRNPNGRSQRADRAVAVYDWR